One genomic segment of Oscillospiraceae bacterium includes these proteins:
- a CDS encoding Rrf2 family transcriptional regulator, with translation MMISTKGRYAIRLMLDLAQHIGDGFVSLKRISERQDISVKYLEAIVAMLNKAGMVESSRGKDGGYRLARTPEEYTVGSIIRLTEGSIAPVVCLECGTARCERAADCLSLPVWVKLESVVNNYLDSVTLRDVLDGKV, from the coding sequence ATGATGATCTCTACGAAAGGGCGGTATGCAATTCGCCTGATGCTCGACCTTGCGCAGCATATCGGCGACGGGTTTGTCTCGCTGAAACGGATTTCGGAGCGGCAGGATATTTCCGTCAAGTATCTCGAGGCCATTGTGGCGATGTTAAACAAAGCCGGAATGGTCGAGAGCTCACGCGGCAAGGATGGCGGTTACCGCCTTGCCAGAACGCCTGAGGAATACACCGTCGGGTCGATTATTCGACTGACCGAGGGGTCGATTGCGCCGGTCGTCTGTTTGGAGTGCGGCACCGCACGCTGTGAACGCGCGGCTGACTGCCTGTCGCTGCCGGTGTGGGTCAAACTCGAAAGCGTTGTCAACAATTATTTGGACAGCGTCACGCTGCGGGATGTGTTGGACGGTAAGGTTTAA
- a CDS encoding tRNA threonylcarbamoyladenosine dehydratase: MIFGKEAMEKLAQSRVAVFGIGGVGGYVVEALARSGVGTFDLIDDDRVCLTNLNRQIIATHKTVGKYKVDVAEERILDINPKAVVHKYQCFFLPDTAGQFDFSQYDYVIDAIDTVTGKLEIIMRAQAAGTPVISSMGTGNKVDPTMLRIADISETKTCPLARVMRLELRKRGVKKLKVLYSEELPIRPYEDESTSCLKHCVCPPGTVRKCTQRRDIPASNAFVPPAAGLLIASVVVRDLIGYDAKQRLKE; the protein is encoded by the coding sequence ATGATTTTCGGCAAAGAGGCCATGGAGAAGCTGGCGCAGAGCCGCGTTGCCGTATTCGGCATCGGCGGTGTGGGCGGCTATGTCGTCGAGGCGCTGGCGCGCAGCGGGGTCGGGACTTTTGACCTGATCGACGACGACAGGGTCTGTCTGACCAACCTGAACCGTCAGATTATCGCGACGCATAAAACCGTGGGGAAATATAAAGTGGACGTGGCCGAGGAGCGGATTTTAGACATCAATCCGAAAGCGGTTGTGCATAAATATCAGTGCTTTTTCCTGCCCGATACCGCAGGTCAATTCGATTTTTCGCAGTATGACTATGTGATTGATGCCATCGACACCGTGACGGGCAAGCTCGAAATTATCATGCGGGCGCAAGCCGCCGGGACTCCGGTGATTTCGTCGATGGGCACGGGCAATAAAGTCGACCCGACCATGCTGCGGATTGCGGACATCTCAGAGACCAAAACCTGCCCGCTGGCGCGGGTGATGCGGCTGGAACTGCGAAAGCGCGGCGTTAAAAAGCTCAAGGTGCTCTATTCCGAGGAACTGCCGATACGCCCTTATGAAGACGAGTCGACGAGCTGCCTGAAACACTGTGTCTGCCCGCCGGGGACCGTGCGAAAATGCACGCAGCGCCGCGATATCCCGGCCTCGAACGCGTTTGTGCCGCCTGCGGCAGGACTGTTGATTGCATCCGTTGTCGTCAGGGATTTGATCGGGTATGATGCGAAACAGCGCTTAAAAGAATAA
- a CDS encoding hydrolase, with the protein MPYTRQQAWELLTKYNQGEFHLLHSRILEDVMRWYAEELGYGDEKEFWAVVGLLHDLDFEQFPEQHCIKSQEIMRENGVDERTIRACASHCYGITVDIKPEHQMEKVLFAVDELTGLIGAAAVMRPSKSVSDLEVSSVKKKFKDKKFAAGCSREVIEQGAAMLGWELDDLIGKTILAVRASDAVN; encoded by the coding sequence ATGCCTTATACCAGACAACAAGCGTGGGAACTGCTCACGAAATATAATCAAGGCGAATTTCATCTTCTGCATTCGCGAATACTCGAAGATGTGATGCGGTGGTATGCCGAAGAACTCGGTTACGGTGACGAAAAAGAATTCTGGGCGGTGGTCGGATTGCTGCACGATCTCGATTTTGAACAGTTTCCCGAACAGCACTGCATTAAAAGCCAGGAGATCATGCGCGAAAACGGCGTCGACGAGCGCACGATCCGCGCCTGTGCAAGCCATTGTTACGGGATTACCGTCGACATCAAGCCCGAGCATCAGATGGAAAAAGTGCTGTTTGCGGTGGACGAACTGACGGGACTGATCGGCGCGGCGGCTGTGATGCGGCCGTCGAAAAGCGTGTCCGATCTCGAGGTCTCGTCGGTGAAAAAGAAATTCAAAGATAAAAAGTTCGCGGCGGGCTGCTCGCGCGAGGTCATTGAGCAGGGCGCGGCGATGCTCGGGTGGGAACTGGATGATTTGATCGGGAAGACCATTTTAGCGGTGCGCGCAAGCGATGCGGTAAATTGA